In Litoreibacter ponti, the genomic stretch CCGTATTCCATGGACTGAATGATGAGCGCTACAAAGGCGTTCACTTCCTCGATGCCCATCCGCTCGGCCATGTCCGACAAGGCTTGCTCGCGGTGACGACCGGCCAGAACCTCCGCCTGACACATCAGAAATTCCTCGCTGATGGCCGGGCAAATATTTGCCAGGTTTTGCGCCACGCGGGTCATAGCCGTGTCAAATGCCAAGCCCGCCTCGGACGAGATCTGCAGCAAATCCAAGGCGTTCGGAAACCCCTGTTCGATCTCCAGCTGCCGCGCCTTGATTTGACGGTGGAGCCAATAGGTCGGGCCATAAAACCCAAGGGCAACGGATACCGCCAGAATCTGCATGACCTGAATTTTCGTGAACGTATTCAAGTAGGCGTCAATTGATGTCGGCACGTTGATAATCTCACGCACCGAGAAGAACAGCAGCGCAAGGAACGGCACGATCATTGCTGTCACAAGGCGGAATACGAAGAAGTTGCGCACCGAATCCGGCCCGTCAAATCCCGCCTGGCGCAAGCGAAAGCGGATTTGGGTCCGCTCAGATCTGTCTTCGGGGATCAGGGCCTTCAAAATGCCCTCTGGCACCTTGTCCATCGTCTTCATCAAGGCCTTGCGGTCGGACGTTTTGGTGTAGCCTTGCGCGGTCGCTCGCATGCGATCTGCCACAGGGTCCCGCATCACAGATCCGAGGTAGAGCCCCATGAACACCAGCAACACGCCAAGACCGATCCCGAGATAAAGAACCGTGTTTGCGTCAATCGCAAAGCCTGCGAAGTTATAGATCATCGCGCCACCCTAGAACCGAAACGTCACGAGTTTGCGGAGCACCAGCGCATTACTGACCACCAAGATAACTACGGCCGCTGCCATCCAGATGAACTTCGGGTCGTCGCTGACACTGGTATAGTAGTCCGGCGCGGTAACGGTCGTGGCACCGTACATCAGGAAGGGCATGGCTGACAGAAGCAGCGCGGAAATTCGGCCCTCTGACGAGATCGCTTTGATCCGGCGACGCATGGCGAACCGCTTGCGGATTACATTCGCCAAAGTTCCGAACATGCCACCCAGATTGCCGCCGGAGCCGTGCTGGATGCCAATGCTTGCGGCGAGATAGTGCATATCCTCCTGGTCGATCCGCCTGGCAAGGTCATTGAAGGCCTCGGGCAGATCCTCGCCGTAGGCGATCTGATCCGACACCAGGCCGAACTCGGTTGCGATCGGATCCTTCATCGTCTTTGCGACATTGGAGATCGTGACGTTGAGCGGATGCCCCACGGACAACCCGCGCTTCATGAGGTCCAGTGCCTCCGGCAATTGCAGCGAGAAGGTTTCGACACGGCGACGGCGGACGATATTGATGACGTTGAGCGGGATCACGAGACCAGCGGTCACGGCACAGGCCAGCGCGGGCCAGACACCCAGCTTGATCTGCCCGAACAGGAAGATGACAACGCTGACGCCAAAACAGATCAGCAAGAACGGCAACGGCTTCATCGTAAAGTCAGCCTGCTGCATCTTGGCCGGGATAGAGCCGAAAATCGGGATCTTCTGCCACCGGCTGTTGGTGATCGGTCTGCGCAAAGACTCAAGAACATCTTCGGTCGACATGCCCTTGGACAGCATTTTGAGCCGCTTCGTCTTGCGGTAATTGTCGCCATCCGCAGACCAAACGCTTTGGCGGATACCTTCGGCCAGAACCAGGACCCCGATGCAAACACCGATATATACAAAGTAAACTGGGTCTAGCGCCGAGAACTGGTTCATTTCGCGACCTGCTGCGCGGTAAACGTGCCAACGGGGAGCTTGATGCCTGCGGCCTCCAAGGTCTCGGCACATCGGGGGCGCACACCGGTTGACCCAAAATGTCCAATGACATTTCCGTCCGCGTCGATGCCGCTTTTCGTGAACTTGAAGATGTCCTGCATCAGGATGGTGGATTCCTCCATCCCTGCGATCTCGGAAATGCTCATCACGCGGCGGGACCCATCTGCGAGACGGTTCAACTGCACGACCACATTGATACCGGACGAGATTTGCTGGCGGACGGCCGACAAGGGAAAGTCGTTGCCCACCATCACCACCATCTGCTCAAGCCGCGCGATGGAATCGCGTGCGGTGTTGGCGTGAATTGTGGTCATGGATCCGTCATGGCCGGTGTTCATCGCCTGCAACATGTCAAACGCCTCGTTGCCGCGCACCTCGCCGATTATGATGCGGTCAGGGCGCATCCGCAGAGCATTCTTGACCAACTCGCGTTGAGATATCTCACCACTGCCTTCCACATTCGATGGTCGCGTCTCGAGGCGCACAACGTGGTCTTGCTGCAACTGAAGCTCTGCTGCATCTTCGATGGTCACAATGCGTTGGCGGTGGTCCACATGGGACGACATGGCGTTGAGCATGGTGGTCTTGCCCGATCCGGTCCCACCCGAAATCAGCACGTTCATACGTGCCTTCACGATGGCCTCAAGAAACGTGGCAGCGGCGCTATTCAGCGCGCCAAATTCCACCAGCCTTTCGAGGGTCAGCTTGTCGGCGGAAAATTTGCGGATCGACAGCGACGGGCCGTCAATGGCGCACGGGCGGATGATCGCGTTGACCCGGCTGCCATCCTCGAGCCGCGCGTCGACCCAAGGCTGGCTTTCGTCGATGCGTCGGCCCACCCGGCTGACTATCTTGTCGATGACACGCAGCAAGTGCCGCTCGTCGCTGAAATGCACGTCGGATTTCTCGAGGATGCCGCGGCGTTCGACGAAGATCTTGTTGTGACCGTTCACCAGGATATCCGACACGGTTTCGTCGGCCATCAACGGCTCCAACGGACCAAGGCCAAGGACCTCGTCCATCAGCTCGGTCACAAGGGTTTTGAAGCGGTCCGCTCCTAGTTGCGGGCCGTATTGCTGAAGGTCCTGCGCCACCAAGGTGCCGATTTCCCGGCGCAATTCATCATGACCCACTTTTTCGATTGCAGCGAGGTTCATGCTTTCCAGCACCATCTGGTGCATCCGCTGCTTCAGCTCAAGCCAGGCCGCTGCCACTGCATCCACTTGCGGCCCGCGCGCCGCCGTGGCGTTTGGAACCGCAGGTTTCTTCTGCAGCACGGCCATCGCATCGATGTTCACTGGGGTCGCCGTGGCTTGGGTTTCGGCTTGATGGCCTTGAAATGACTTGAACATGCGCCTGCCCCCTAAGCCTGACGCCGCTGATCGGCGGTAAAGTAGCTCTTCAGGCTCACAACCATCGGAGCCATGGCCTTTTGCACGATCGAGCGCGGCTTGGCCGTCACCAATGGTTGCCCTCGGTCGGCTGCGAGTTTGGCAGAGCGATCATCACGCGGCACCCAATGGGTGAACTTGCGATCAAGAAACTTCTCGGCCTCCCTCACCGCAGAGCTCGTCGAAAACGGTTTGCGCTCGAGCATGACGACCACCTCCAGCGGCAAGGAGACGTGGTCCTCGCAGTAGAAATCGATCATGCGGCGGGCTTGGCGGACCGAATGCACCGAGGTGTCTGACAGCAGGAACATCTTGTCCGCGCGGGCCAGAACCGGGTCGAGCCAATCGACCATCGTGCGTGGCATGTCGATGACGACGTAGTCATAGGACATGCGCAACTCATCCAGCAGAGATGCCATCATGTCAGGGCGCATCGCGGTCAGTGGTGCGAATTCCACCGGCGCGGCCAGCACGTCGATGCCGGACGGGTGGGACACCATGGCCTTCGTGAGGAAGGTCATGTCGGCGATCGAGCCGCTGCGCAGCATCTCGATCAGCGCGCCGTTGCTCTCGACATCGATGCTGGCCCCCAAGGTGCCGTTCTGCAAATCCAGATCGACCACCGCCACACGTGGGGCTTCGACCTCTTTTGCCTTGCGCGAACGCTTCGGCTTTAAAGCCAGCATCGCGGCGAGGTTCAGGGCAAATGTTGTCGCACCAATCCCGCCGCGGGTCTGGGCCACACCAATGACCATGCCGTTATGCAGCGTGCCGCCCCGCGCGGCGATCACGTCTTCGGTTGCGGGCGCGAGGGCGGCAGCATGGCTAAGCTGCGGGCTGATAGATCCGAGCGGGACAACTTCGTCCACCCCGGCATCCATAAGGTTGCGTGCCGTGGCCAGTGTCAGCACTTCGGACGTCACCCCCAGGAACTTGACCCGGCCTTCGCCCATCTCGCGCAAGCTGCGCAGAGCGGCGATCTGGGCGTCATCGCCTTGCACCACTTCGAACATGCACACGGACACTTCTGTCATCGACAGATCCGGCATTGTCACCAAATCCGTGAGCGACATGGTCAACGGGGTCGCCTCGATGTCACCTTCTTTGTTCAGTCCTTGCGCGACCATCTCGGCGATGCCGGGTGTCTGGCTCAAGATCAGGGCGCGCGGCTTGAGCTGTTGCTCCGGCGCAGCCTTTTGGGTCGCGGTCAAATTCGGCACGGCGACCGGGCGGGTCCGAGACGATGTGAACGTCGCTTCTTTTTCAACGAGGGTCATGCTGAACGCTCCAATTACAAACGACCGAGCGCTTCGGAAGGTAGCGACGCGCTCATGCTGGGGAAGCTGAAGTCGGCCCCGACCGCACCGGCGTTGGCGGCACCGGCAAGTGCGGCCAACCCTCCAAGCGGGGTGACAAACTCGAACTCCAGATTGACGATTTCCACTGTGACCAGCGGGGTGTACGGCCCGCCGAGGAACCCCAGATTGGGGTCAAAGCGGTAGGTAAACCTCAAGTTTTCTCGCTGCGCATTGGTCGGCAGCAACGGGGACACTTCCGCCCAGATCAAATCGGCGGTTGGCGATGCGGTGGCGGCAGAGCAGCTTTGCACGCCCCCATCCGAGCACAGGTTGTCATCGATGCTGCACGCCGCGCCGAACTCCAACTCCTCGGTCGCGCCCTCCAGAATGCCGCGTGTATTCGTCTTCGGCAAACCGGGACAGATTGCGGGCAGCACCGCTGCTTGCCGCACGGCCCGCTCGGTGGCTTTTTGCGACATAACGTAGGACATGCCCAACCGACTGAAGTCGATCAGCCCAAAAATCAGAAACAAAAACAAACCCATGATTATCCCGAACTCGACCAGGGTCGAGCCGTCATCCTCGGAGGTAAAGCGTTTGATATGGGCGCGAAACGGGCTCATGCGCCAAATATCCGGCTGCTGTCGGCCACTGTGGTGGTCGCTGTCGGAAGGCTGACGCCTGCAAAGGTAAACAGGCCCTGAAACGGGTAGGTGATTTCCAGGATGGCCGTCACTGTCGCGATCGGTGTCGCGGTCAGGCGGAAGTCACCTGCGACACATTCCAGCGTCGCGTTCACAGAGGTCACCTTGATCGTCGTCGGGAACAGCTCTGATCCATCGGAGCTTTCGCGGACAATGTCCTCCAACGTGGCTGACCAATCAGACAGAGTGCCACCGGTGTTGCAAATATCGGTTTGCACGGACCGGCCCACATAGCGTGCCGCGTCACGCACACCCGCAATGGTGGCCTGATAGGACCAGAACAGGCGGCTGCCCTCGATCACCACGCCGAAGATGACCAGTGCCATTGGCAAGATCAGGGCGAACTCGACCAAGGCCGCCCCGCCTTCGTCGCGCCGCAAGCGACGGAACGTGGAAAAAACGGAGCCGGTCATTTGTATAGCTGCACGACTTCGCGGAAGCGCGCCTCCGCCTTGCTGCCGCCAGAGCCACCGCCAACTCCGCCGATAATCTCAACCCAGATATCCTTGGACCCGTCGAGCCCAATGGGCGCGATCATGAACAGCTCGACAAACTCGATCACCGGGATATCCGAAGCACCGCCTTGTAGTTCGAACGAGGTGCAATCAATTGACGCAGCGACCAAAACACGTCGGTTCGCATCGGCGCTGGTATTGCTGGAGCATTGCGGAAGGATGCCGTCCTTCAATGTCTTCAGAAGATTGCCCGGCAGACCAAGGTTCTGATTTGCCGCTAACGCCTCGATCTCTGCAAGATAGACCTCGTAGCGAGTCTGCGCCTCGGGGAATGGGTCGGTGCCG encodes the following:
- a CDS encoding type II secretion system F family protein, which encodes MIYNFAGFAIDANTVLYLGIGLGVLLVFMGLYLGSVMRDPVADRMRATAQGYTKTSDRKALMKTMDKVPEGILKALIPEDRSERTQIRFRLRQAGFDGPDSVRNFFVFRLVTAMIVPFLALLFFSVREIINVPTSIDAYLNTFTKIQVMQILAVSVALGFYGPTYWLHRQIKARQLEIEQGFPNALDLLQISSEAGLAFDTAMTRVAQNLANICPAISEEFLMCQAEVLAGRHREQALSDMAERMGIEEVNAFVALIIQSMEYGTSISDALIAYALEMRETRELKAQEKANKLPVQMSGVMASLMLPALFLITLGPTIIRYMDLYK
- a CDS encoding type II secretion system F family protein, which translates into the protein MNQFSALDPVYFVYIGVCIGVLVLAEGIRQSVWSADGDNYRKTKRLKMLSKGMSTEDVLESLRRPITNSRWQKIPIFGSIPAKMQQADFTMKPLPFLLICFGVSVVIFLFGQIKLGVWPALACAVTAGLVIPLNVINIVRRRRVETFSLQLPEALDLMKRGLSVGHPLNVTISNVAKTMKDPIATEFGLVSDQIAYGEDLPEAFNDLARRIDQEDMHYLAASIGIQHGSGGNLGGMFGTLANVIRKRFAMRRRIKAISSEGRISALLLSAMPFLMYGATTVTAPDYYTSVSDDPKFIWMAAAVVILVVSNALVLRKLVTFRF
- a CDS encoding CpaF family protein, which codes for MFKSFQGHQAETQATATPVNIDAMAVLQKKPAVPNATAARGPQVDAVAAAWLELKQRMHQMVLESMNLAAIEKVGHDELRREIGTLVAQDLQQYGPQLGADRFKTLVTELMDEVLGLGPLEPLMADETVSDILVNGHNKIFVERRGILEKSDVHFSDERHLLRVIDKIVSRVGRRIDESQPWVDARLEDGSRVNAIIRPCAIDGPSLSIRKFSADKLTLERLVEFGALNSAAATFLEAIVKARMNVLISGGTGSGKTTMLNAMSSHVDHRQRIVTIEDAAELQLQQDHVVRLETRPSNVEGSGEISQRELVKNALRMRPDRIIIGEVRGNEAFDMLQAMNTGHDGSMTTIHANTARDSIARLEQMVVMVGNDFPLSAVRQQISSGINVVVQLNRLADGSRRVMSISEIAGMEESTILMQDIFKFTKSGIDADGNVIGHFGSTGVRPRCAETLEAAGIKLPVGTFTAQQVAK
- a CDS encoding AAA family ATPase, which gives rise to MTLVEKEATFTSSRTRPVAVPNLTATQKAAPEQQLKPRALILSQTPGIAEMVAQGLNKEGDIEATPLTMSLTDLVTMPDLSMTEVSVCMFEVVQGDDAQIAALRSLREMGEGRVKFLGVTSEVLTLATARNLMDAGVDEVVPLGSISPQLSHAAALAPATEDVIAARGGTLHNGMVIGVAQTRGGIGATTFALNLAAMLALKPKRSRKAKEVEAPRVAVVDLDLQNGTLGASIDVESNGALIEMLRSGSIADMTFLTKAMVSHPSGIDVLAAPVEFAPLTAMRPDMMASLLDELRMSYDYVVIDMPRTMVDWLDPVLARADKMFLLSDTSVHSVRQARRMIDFYCEDHVSLPLEVVVMLERKPFSTSSAVREAEKFLDRKFTHWVPRDDRSAKLAADRGQPLVTAKPRSIVQKAMAPMVVSLKSYFTADQRRQA
- a CDS encoding TadE/TadG family type IV pilus assembly protein, whose product is MSPFRAHIKRFTSEDDGSTLVEFGIIMGLFLFLIFGLIDFSRLGMSYVMSQKATERAVRQAAVLPAICPGLPKTNTRGILEGATEELEFGAACSIDDNLCSDGGVQSCSAATASPTADLIWAEVSPLLPTNAQRENLRFTYRFDPNLGFLGGPYTPLVTVEIVNLEFEFVTPLGGLAALAGAANAGAVGADFSFPSMSASLPSEALGRL
- a CDS encoding TadE/TadG family type IV pilus assembly protein, which gives rise to MTGSVFSTFRRLRRDEGGAALVEFALILPMALVIFGVVIEGSRLFWSYQATIAGVRDAARYVGRSVQTDICNTGGTLSDWSATLEDIVRESSDGSELFPTTIKVTSVNATLECVAGDFRLTATPIATVTAILEITYPFQGLFTFAGVSLPTATTTVADSSRIFGA